Proteins encoded by one window of Bacillus sp. DTU_2020_1000418_1_SI_GHA_SEK_038:
- the sspO gene encoding small acid-soluble spore protein O produces the protein MAKRKSNHIVPGMNAAKGQGMGAGYNEEFSNEPLTEMQKQNNKKRKKNQ, from the coding sequence GTGGCTAAAAGGAAATCAAATCATATTGTTCCAGGGATGAATGCGGCAAAAGGGCAAGGAATGGGTGCAGGTTATAACGAGGAATTTTCAAATGAACCGTTAACAGAAATGCAGAAGCAAAATAATAAAAAGCGAAAGAA